The Nakamurella antarctica genomic interval GAGAAACACCGTCCGGCGCTCCAATGGCTCGACAAGCACTACGTTGCAGTCAGGCCGGGCGATGGCAAGTGGTATTCCGGGGAGGCCCGCGCCGCTGCCGATATCGACCAGTCGCGCTTGGGGTGGCAGCAGTTGCCCTACTATGGCGCAGTTCAGCATATGCCGCGTCCAAATTCGGCCAGCTTCGCGCGGTCCGATTAGTCCTCGCACCACACCGTCACCGAGCAGCCAGTCAACGTACCGTCGGGCTACACCGATTTGGTCGCCAAAGATAGTGGCGGCCGCGTCTGGTTCAACCTCCGCAGTGGGCGTAACCTCAACTTCAGATTCCTCTTCGGCGCCAACTGAATCCAGCTCCGACCCATCTTTCATTAAGAAGCCAGACTGACAACGACCCGACGTCGGGGCTCTTCACCCTCGCTGGACGACACCACGCCTTCAACAAGACCAACCGCATCATGGACGATCTTGCGTTCGAACGGATTCATCGACGCGAGCTTGATCTCTTCACCGTCGGCTAAAACCTTTGCAGCTGTTTCCTGACCCAAAGCGGACAATTCCAGACGACGCTGGGCTCGGAAACCAGCGATGTCTAGCATTAACCGCGAGCGCACATCTGTTTCCTGAGCTGCTGCGAGCCGGGTCAATTCCTGTAAAGCGTCAAGGACGACACCACGGTCGCCCACTAGCTTGTCGAGGTCGTCCCCGCCGATAATCGAAACCACGGCGCGTTCACCCTCGACATCCAGATCGATATCGCCGTCGTAGTCCAAGATGTCCAGCAAACGCTCTAAGTAATCACCAGCAGCATCGCCCTCTTCGACCAGCAGTTCTCCGGTTGCTGCCTTGCGGCTACGGGGTGCGCGCTTTTCTACGGCATCCTCGGATGACCCTTCCACGGCACCCTCTGTCCCGCTATTCGAATCGTCACCGCGGCCAACGACAGCACTGTCGGCACCTTCGTGTACTTCGGGAGCGCCCACAACCACTTCGTCGGACGCACCAGTGTTCTCTGTCATGTCAATCCCTCTTCATCAAATTAAACCGATTACGGCTTGCGTGGCTTTTTCTTACCGCCGGCGGACTGGGGACGCGCTCCCGCGCTGGCATTTCCCCCAGCTGGCCGCTGCGACGTGGACCCGGCTGGCCGCTGCGACGTGGACCCGGCTGATCCTGCGGAATCGGAATGGGAAGGGGTGTGGGGATCCTTCGACAGCGACACCGACCCGTCAATTTTGCTAGGCCTGACCACGGGCTTTCTGGGGTCTATCGGCCGCGCTCCTGGTCTCGGCTTGCTGAACGCCGCTGCCTGTTTTTCCTCTTCCACTACCTGCAGGAGTTCATTCTTCTGTCGGTCCTGGATCCGATGAGCAAAATACAGCTGCCCGAAGGTCCATGAGTTATTCGACAGCCAGTAAATGAGAATTGCAAGTGGGAAAAACGGACCACCAAGGATCACGAATAGCGGAAAAACGTACAGCATCAGTTTGTTCATGATGGCCGTCTGAGGAGCGCCAGCGGCGGCTTCACTTTGACGGGCCACGCTACGCCGGGAGGTGAGGTGGGTGGCGATGCCGGCCAGAATAGTCAGCGGGATACCGACCGCGACGATGGTCGGCCGGTCGGCTCCCAGCTTCAGCAGGTCCGCATTGGGCATTGTCATAAACGATGACAGCGGAGCACCGTTGAAAAGCTTGGCGTCAACAAACGAAATGACTTCGGCCTTGGAGAAGAAATAGTTGCCGTTGGCGGCGGGGTTGAAAGTTCGCAGCACGTGGAAGAGCCCGATGAACACTGGGGCTTGGATCAGCGCCGGCAGACAACCGCCGATGGGGTTGACACCCGCCTCTTTGTTGAGCTTCATAATCTCTTCGGACATCCGCTGTTTGTCGTCCTTGTACTTCTCGCGGATCTTCTTCATCTGCGGTTGAAGCTCTTGCATCCGCAGCGACGAGTTCATTTGCTTCATGAACGGCTTAAACAAGACCGCGCGAAGGGTGAAGACGAGGAATATCACCGACAGCACCCACGCCCACGGGTTGTTGGATCCCAACACGGCGCCGAACACCTTGTGCCACAGCCACATCAACCCCGATACGGGGAAATAGATATAGTCGAGCGACCAAAAATCGAACGTTTTCACGCGTTGCCTCTTCCAATTACCTTCGTCGAGGCAACCAGGCCAAGACTGCTGCTGTGCTGATCTGTGGATAAATCGTCTGAACCAGAATTCGACCGGATGTTCTCACCGCGTACATCCGAACTTAACGAATCGGAGCTGCGAGCACCTGATCCGAGCAAGCCACGGGTAGGGGAGTTAACATCTGACGATCCGCTTGCTGTGGTGTCAACGCCTGAGGCGTCGCCTTTTCTCCCAGGTTCTTCGATATGACCGGATCCTTGCGGAACGGGGT includes:
- a CDS encoding protein jag — translated: MTENTGASDEVVVGAPEVHEGADSAVVGRGDDSNSGTEGAVEGSSEDAVEKRAPRSRKAATGELLVEEGDAAGDYLERLLDILDYDGDIDLDVEGERAVVSIIGGDDLDKLVGDRGVVLDALQELTRLAAAQETDVRSRLMLDIAGFRAQRRLELSALGQETAAKVLADGEEIKLASMNPFERKIVHDAVGLVEGVVSSSEGEEPRRRVVVSLAS
- the yidC gene encoding membrane protein insertase YidC, which gives rise to MKTFDFWSLDYIYFPVSGLMWLWHKVFGAVLGSNNPWAWVLSVIFLVFTLRAVLFKPFMKQMNSSLRMQELQPQMKKIREKYKDDKQRMSEEIMKLNKEAGVNPIGGCLPALIQAPVFIGLFHVLRTFNPAANGNYFFSKAEVISFVDAKLFNGAPLSSFMTMPNADLLKLGADRPTIVAVGIPLTILAGIATHLTSRRSVARQSEAAAGAPQTAIMNKLMLYVFPLFVILGGPFFPLAILIYWLSNNSWTFGQLYFAHRIQDRQKNELLQVVEEEKQAAAFSKPRPGARPIDPRKPVVRPSKIDGSVSLSKDPHTPSHSDSAGSAGSTSQRPAGSTSQRPAGGNASAGARPQSAGGKKKPRKP
- the yidD gene encoding membrane protein insertion efficiency factor YidD, encoding MNWFAKALVAPIKVYQRFISPALPPNCRFTPSCSAYMVGAITEHGPGKGLWLGVRRIGRCHPWNAGGYDPVPQGSGHIEEPGRKGDASGVDTTASGSSDVNSPTRGLLGSGARSSDSLSSDVRGENIRSNSGSDDLSTDQHSSSLGLVASTKVIGRGNA